One Echinicola strongylocentroti DNA window includes the following coding sequences:
- a CDS encoding thiazole synthase: MLTIANKTFSSRLFTGTGKFPTYTSMQEALEVSESELVTVALRRVDVKDKDDDMLAHLSHSRINLLPNTSGVRTAKEAVFAAQLAREALETNWVKLEIHPDPKYLLPDPIETLKATEELVKEGFVVLPYVHADPVLCKRLEEAGAAAVMPLGSPIGSNNGLRTLDFLKIIIEQSNVPVVVDAGLGVPSHAAQAMEIGADAVLVNTAIAVAQRPVEMARAFKMAVEAGRMAYECGQGAISAQANASSPLTEFLSYE, encoded by the coding sequence ATGTTGACTATTGCCAATAAGACCTTTTCATCGAGGTTATTTACAGGAACAGGAAAATTCCCTACTTATACCTCCATGCAGGAAGCTTTGGAGGTATCTGAGTCGGAATTAGTCACTGTGGCACTGCGAAGGGTAGATGTCAAAGACAAAGACGACGATATGTTGGCGCATTTATCGCATTCGCGCATCAATTTACTTCCGAATACTTCTGGCGTCCGGACAGCTAAAGAGGCTGTATTTGCAGCTCAACTGGCCAGGGAGGCGCTGGAGACCAATTGGGTGAAGCTGGAAATCCACCCTGATCCCAAGTATTTGTTGCCTGACCCTATAGAAACCCTTAAGGCAACCGAAGAGTTGGTAAAGGAAGGCTTTGTGGTACTGCCTTATGTCCATGCCGATCCTGTGCTTTGTAAAAGGCTGGAGGAAGCAGGGGCAGCGGCAGTAATGCCTCTTGGCTCTCCAATTGGCAGCAATAATGGGCTCCGGACCTTGGATTTTCTGAAGATCATCATCGAGCAGAGCAATGTGCCAGTAGTGGTAGATGCAGGACTGGGAGTGCCCTCACATGCTGCCCAAGCCATGGAAATAGGCGCCGATGCGGTACTGGTCAATACAGCCATCGCCGTAGCACAACGCCCAGTGGAAATGGCAAGAGCTTTTAAAATGGCCGTCGAAGCAGGTAGAATGGCCTATGAATGCGGCCAAGGTGCTATCAGTGCCCAAGCAAATGCAAGTAGTCCATTAACAGAATTCTTATCTTATGAGTGA
- a CDS encoding response regulator transcription factor, whose translation MKILAIEDEKELLKAMKSSLEKEQYVVETAEEYHEALDKLFVYDYDCILLDIMLPNGSGLEILEELKKAGKSENVIIVSAKDSLDDKLRGLDLGADDYLTKPFHLAELNARVKAVLRRKQLDGKNTIEIGNAVLDLDNRELMIGGLEVTLNRKEFDILNYFMLNKNRLVSKTALAEHVWGDHTDQADNFDFIYYQIKNLRKKLQEAQANFEIQAVYGVGYKLGEP comes from the coding sequence GTGAAAATCTTAGCCATAGAAGACGAAAAGGAACTCCTGAAAGCGATGAAAAGCTCGCTAGAAAAGGAACAGTATGTAGTGGAAACAGCTGAGGAATACCATGAGGCGCTGGATAAGCTGTTTGTTTACGACTATGACTGCATTTTATTGGACATCATGCTACCAAACGGTAGTGGATTGGAAATATTGGAAGAACTTAAGAAGGCAGGCAAAAGTGAAAATGTCATCATCGTTTCTGCCAAGGATTCCCTGGACGATAAACTGCGGGGCTTGGACTTGGGAGCCGATGACTACCTCACCAAGCCGTTTCACTTGGCAGAGCTGAATGCCCGCGTCAAGGCCGTATTGCGCAGAAAGCAGTTGGACGGAAAAAACACCATCGAAATTGGCAATGCGGTGCTGGATTTGGACAACCGGGAGCTGATGATTGGCGGACTGGAAGTGACGCTGAACCGTAAGGAATTTGATATCCTAAATTACTTTATGCTCAATAAAAACCGGCTGGTAAGCAAAACAGCCCTTGCTGAACATGTCTGGGGAGATCATACCGACCAAGCGGATAATTTTGATTTCATCTATTACCAGATCAAAAATCTCCGGAAAAAACTGCAGGAGGCTCAGGCCAATTTTGAAATCCAGGCGGTGTATGGAGTAGGCTATAAGCTTGGTGAACCATAA
- a CDS encoding aldo/keto reductase has product MKSLTFSNGDNMPILGLGTWQSKPGEVYKAVLKAIEVGYRHFDCAYIYKNEKEIGDAFAKAFADGIVKREDIWVTSKLWNDSHKPEHVQPALENTLKDLQLDYLDLYLVHWPLALKHGVEFPTSAADFENLDRIPLTETWAAMEAILETGKVKHIGVSNFKINKLKEVLAKAKVAPEVNQIEMHPFLPQQGLVDFCKNEDIHLTAYAPLGAAYRTKGTDGVDLPILLEHEVVKSIANKLNASPAQVVLTWNMQRDISVIPKSVTPSRIEENFKSSVLTLSQDEMDELDQLEGPHRFTDGKLWTEYNSPYELADFWEEYS; this is encoded by the coding sequence ATGAAATCACTGACTTTTAGCAACGGGGACAACATGCCCATCTTAGGTTTGGGCACTTGGCAATCCAAACCAGGAGAAGTATATAAGGCGGTTTTAAAAGCCATCGAAGTAGGATACCGTCACTTTGATTGCGCATATATTTACAAAAACGAAAAAGAAATAGGGGATGCCTTTGCCAAGGCTTTCGCCGATGGAATTGTAAAAAGGGAGGATATTTGGGTGACTTCAAAGCTTTGGAATGACTCCCACAAACCAGAACATGTACAGCCTGCGCTAGAAAACACCCTCAAAGATCTTCAGCTGGATTATTTGGACCTATACTTGGTGCATTGGCCATTGGCCCTGAAACATGGTGTGGAGTTTCCAACATCCGCTGCTGATTTTGAAAACCTTGATCGTATCCCTCTTACTGAAACTTGGGCTGCTATGGAAGCTATATTGGAGACAGGAAAAGTAAAGCACATTGGTGTTTCCAATTTTAAAATCAATAAACTTAAGGAGGTTCTGGCCAAAGCCAAAGTAGCACCAGAGGTCAACCAGATCGAGATGCATCCATTCTTGCCGCAGCAAGGACTGGTGGACTTCTGCAAAAATGAAGACATCCACCTAACCGCTTACGCACCACTTGGCGCGGCCTACAGGACCAAAGGAACCGATGGGGTAGACCTCCCGATTCTATTGGAACATGAAGTCGTTAAGTCCATTGCCAATAAACTCAACGCCTCACCGGCCCAAGTAGTATTGACATGGAACATGCAAAGGGATATATCGGTGATACCCAAATCAGTAACCCCTTCAAGGATTGAGGAAAACTTTAAGTCAAGTGTATTGACCTTGAGTCAGGACGAGATGGATGAGCTCGATCAACTCGAAGGTCCCCATCGCTTTACGGATGGCAAACTGTGGACTGAGTACAACAGTCCTTATGAACTAGCTGATTTCTGGGAGGAATATTCCTGA
- a CDS encoding thiamine phosphate synthase → MRYILISSPEEVKEEIQTMVQLLDHGLFRLHIRKPDWSSGQIAKLISQLPPEYYPKVSLHGHHELIGEFGLGGVHYKSNQKILPSSKLVSKSFHQLESLQKTPHNKLDYAFISPIFDSISKPGYFQAFAADELSRWMKETKPLLPFQVFALGGISPEKTDYLDSLGFDGAALLGSIWKGEDTASRLKLFFNHKQQP, encoded by the coding sequence ATGCGATATATTCTGATCAGTTCCCCTGAGGAAGTAAAGGAAGAAATCCAAACCATGGTCCAGCTGCTGGATCATGGTCTTTTCCGCTTGCATATCAGGAAACCTGACTGGTCAAGTGGCCAAATAGCAAAATTGATTTCCCAGCTACCACCTGAATATTATCCTAAAGTTTCCCTTCATGGCCATCATGAATTGATTGGGGAATTTGGACTGGGAGGCGTGCATTATAAAAGCAACCAAAAGATCTTGCCATCATCAAAACTGGTCAGCAAATCTTTTCATCAATTGGAATCACTGCAAAAAACGCCTCATAATAAACTGGATTATGCATTTATCAGTCCTATATTTGATAGTATCTCCAAGCCAGGATATTTCCAAGCTTTTGCTGCGGATGAACTTAGCCGATGGATGAAAGAAACTAAGCCTTTATTGCCTTTTCAGGTGTTTGCCCTCGGAGGTATAAGCCCTGAAAAAACGGACTATTTGGACTCTTTGGGCTTTGACGGCGCTGCACTATTAGGAAGTATCTGGAAAGGAGAGGATACCGCATCCCGATTAAAGTTATTCTTTAACCACAAACAGCAACCCTAA
- a CDS encoding OsmC family protein, whose protein sequence is MKFSRNASANWKGSGKEGKGTVSTETTVLDKTPYSFKSRFEDGKGTNPEELLGAAHAGCFSMKLSFVLNEMGFTADNIDTTAKVTMEDGKITNVHLDLSAKIPDISEDDFKKAAKEAKENCPVSALFNTEITMDTKLG, encoded by the coding sequence ATGAAATTTTCAAGAAATGCTTCAGCCAACTGGAAAGGCAGTGGAAAAGAAGGCAAAGGCACCGTCAGCACCGAAACCACTGTTTTGGACAAGACACCATATTCCTTCAAGTCACGCTTTGAAGACGGAAAAGGTACCAACCCTGAAGAACTGCTGGGTGCTGCCCATGCAGGATGTTTTTCGATGAAGCTGAGTTTTGTGCTCAATGAAATGGGCTTTACTGCTGATAACATCGATACTACCGCAAAAGTAACCATGGAGGACGGTAAGATCACCAATGTACACCTGGACCTCAGCGCAAAAATTCCTGATATCAGCGAGGACGATTTCAAAAAAGCGGCTAAAGAGGCCAAAGAAAATTGCCCCGTTTCTGCGCTATTTAATACAGAGATTACCATGGATACCAAATTGGGCTAA
- a CDS encoding PepSY-like domain-containing protein, with protein sequence MKKHILLFIVAGAFTATLANAQDIAQKQVPSVILNKFHSDFPDAKDMEWEMKGAQYQVEFETGWWTEHEAWYTSEGEQVKHIEEIATKDLPNAVQNTVSKQFEGYAIDDSKRITENNKSIYLLDLDSRRQDWEVLIDPSGQVVSQRAD encoded by the coding sequence ATGAAAAAGCACATCTTATTATTTATCGTAGCTGGAGCATTTACCGCTACCTTGGCCAATGCTCAGGACATTGCCCAAAAACAAGTTCCTTCTGTAATCCTGAACAAATTCCACAGCGATTTCCCTGATGCCAAGGACATGGAATGGGAAATGAAAGGCGCACAGTACCAGGTGGAATTTGAAACAGGGTGGTGGACGGAGCATGAAGCTTGGTATACTTCAGAAGGAGAACAAGTGAAGCATATAGAAGAAATCGCTACCAAAGATCTTCCCAATGCCGTCCAAAATACTGTTTCCAAGCAATTTGAAGGATATGCTATCGATGACTCCAAAAGGATTACAGAAAATAACAAAAGCATTTACCTGCTGGATTTGGATAGCCGGAGGCAAGACTGGGAAGTGCTGATCGACCCAAGTGGCCAAGTAGTCAGTCAAAGAGCCGATTAA
- the thiH gene encoding 2-iminoacetate synthase ThiH — translation MSEFREQLSQFPPEKVHQALTNVTAERVEQALAKKERNLEDFLAMVSPAAAPYLEVMAQKSRQLTLQRFGNNMQLFAPLYLSNECQNICTYCGFSLDNKIPRKTLSDKEIMKEVEVLKGMGFEHILIVTGEANRTVGVDYLEHAIQLIKPHFANVSMEVQPLDQDEYERLIRSGLHSVLVYQETYYRDTYKIHHPKGKKSNFDYRLETPDRLGRAGIHKVGIGSLIGLEDWRVDSFYTAMHLRYLEKKYWQTKYAISFPRLRPFSGGQEPKVAMNDKELVQLICAYRLLDPDVELSLSTRETENFRNHVIKLGITSMSAGSKTNPGGYAAGKESLEQFEISDERSPDKIAGLLKNNGYQPVWKDWDPVLQDSFG, via the coding sequence ATGAGTGAATTTAGAGAGCAATTATCTCAATTTCCACCAGAAAAAGTGCATCAAGCTTTAACCAACGTCACGGCTGAAAGGGTAGAGCAGGCCTTGGCCAAAAAAGAAAGAAACCTCGAAGACTTCCTGGCCATGGTTTCTCCAGCAGCAGCTCCCTACCTGGAAGTAATGGCGCAAAAGAGCCGTCAATTGACACTGCAACGGTTTGGTAACAATATGCAACTTTTTGCCCCGCTTTATCTTTCCAATGAATGTCAAAACATCTGCACTTACTGTGGATTTAGTCTGGACAATAAAATCCCGCGCAAAACCCTTTCGGACAAAGAAATCATGAAGGAAGTAGAGGTCCTTAAGGGAATGGGCTTTGAACATATTCTCATCGTAACGGGTGAGGCCAACCGAACGGTAGGCGTGGACTATCTCGAACATGCCATTCAACTGATAAAGCCACATTTTGCCAATGTCAGCATGGAAGTGCAGCCACTTGACCAAGATGAATACGAGCGACTCATCCGAAGTGGACTGCATAGTGTGCTGGTCTATCAGGAGACTTATTATCGAGACACCTATAAAATCCACCACCCAAAAGGAAAAAAATCAAATTTTGACTATCGGCTCGAAACACCCGACCGACTGGGTAGAGCAGGGATTCATAAGGTGGGAATTGGCTCACTGATCGGCTTGGAAGACTGGCGGGTAGATAGTTTTTACACCGCAATGCACTTGCGTTATTTAGAAAAGAAGTATTGGCAAACGAAATACGCGATCTCTTTTCCTCGCTTGCGGCCATTTTCGGGAGGACAGGAGCCCAAAGTGGCCATGAACGACAAGGAGTTAGTGCAGCTTATTTGCGCATATCGATTGCTGGACCCAGATGTAGAGCTTTCCCTGTCCACTCGTGAAACGGAAAATTTCAGAAACCATGTGATCAAGCTGGGCATCACTTCCATGAGTGCAGGATCAAAAACCAATCCTGGAGGCTATGCCGCTGGCAAAGAATCGTTGGAGCAATTTGAGATTTCGGATGAGCGAAGTCCTGATAAAATTGCAGGTTTATTGAAAAACAATGGGTATCAACCGGTTTGGAAGGATTGGGACCCTGTTTTGCAAGATAGTTTTGGATAA
- a CDS encoding sensor histidine kinase, producing the protein MKLLNQSLTYLSISILLIVSLWSVVFYVNMLDEIYDSIDDGLANYKLLIINKAAEDSTIFSKNEFGESNYALWPIDKSEALQVKDSYKDTLMYMLDEDDKEPVRMLTTAFEHEGQYYKLEVISSMVEEDDLIEDMFWAIFWLYLLLIISILFVNNIILKKVWRPFYSFLEQIKAFRVNKASPLPTMETRTKEFLELKRSCDQLINHTLDAYANQKQFTENAAHELQTPLAIITSKLELLLEQNSMENADAAIAAEVLQITARLTQLNKSLLLLSKIENKQFFDNQAISFKELVEQSMIDFEDFASFKEVLVKMEASQEVTVTMDRMLASTMINNLIKNAIIHNQAGGEVIIQLQQGKLIIHNTATDGSLDAAQIFKRFYKNGQSQQNTGLGLSIVEAICHLYGFGISYQHIEGKHGFCVDFGV; encoded by the coding sequence ATGAAATTACTGAACCAATCGCTCACTTATCTTTCCATTTCCATTTTGCTGATTGTCAGCCTGTGGTCGGTGGTTTTTTATGTCAATATGCTGGATGAGATCTATGACAGCATTGATGATGGCTTGGCCAACTATAAGCTACTGATCATCAACAAGGCAGCGGAAGACAGCACTATATTTTCAAAAAATGAATTTGGCGAAAGTAATTATGCCCTATGGCCCATCGATAAGAGCGAAGCCTTACAGGTAAAAGACAGCTATAAAGATACGCTGATGTACATGCTTGACGAAGACGACAAGGAGCCGGTAAGGATGTTGACAACGGCCTTTGAGCATGAGGGGCAATATTATAAGTTAGAGGTGATTTCTTCCATGGTCGAAGAAGATGATCTTATCGAGGACATGTTTTGGGCGATTTTTTGGCTTTACCTATTGCTGATCATCAGTATTTTGTTTGTCAATAATATCATACTTAAGAAAGTATGGAGGCCATTTTATAGTTTTTTGGAACAAATAAAGGCCTTCAGGGTCAATAAGGCCTCACCACTTCCGACCATGGAAACCCGAACCAAGGAATTTCTAGAACTGAAGCGTTCTTGCGATCAGCTGATCAACCATACATTGGATGCTTACGCCAACCAAAAGCAATTCACCGAAAATGCCGCGCACGAGCTCCAAACACCCCTTGCCATTATCACCAGTAAGCTTGAATTGCTGTTGGAACAAAACAGTATGGAAAACGCTGATGCAGCAATCGCTGCTGAAGTACTACAGATCACGGCAAGACTGACGCAGCTAAACAAATCACTTTTACTACTGAGCAAGATCGAAAACAAGCAATTCTTTGACAACCAAGCGATTTCCTTCAAAGAGTTGGTCGAGCAAAGCATGATCGACTTTGAGGATTTTGCTTCCTTCAAAGAGGTGCTGGTCAAAATGGAAGCAAGTCAAGAAGTAACCGTTACCATGGACAGGATGCTGGCCAGTACCATGATCAATAACCTGATCAAAAATGCCATCATCCACAACCAAGCAGGAGGAGAGGTCATCATTCAGCTACAGCAAGGGAAACTTATCATCCACAATACGGCCACCGATGGATCGCTGGATGCTGCACAAATTTTTAAGCGCTTCTACAAAAATGGCCAGAGTCAGCAAAATACTGGATTGGGGCTATCCATTGTAGAAGCCATTTGCCATCTTTATGGCTTTGGTATAAGCTACCAGCATATTGAAGGGAAGCATGGGTTTTGTGTTGATTTTGGGGTGTAA
- the thiC gene encoding phosphomethylpyrimidine synthase ThiC, with protein MKTLSQENIKSYITTDPFPNSKKVYVEGNLHPIKVAMREIALHDTVSHLDRHETVEKNPPVTVYDTSGPYTDPNAHIDVKKGLERLREEWILNSGDVEQLEKLTSAYGQRRLDNPSLDKLRFDLVKMPYRAKSGKNVSQMHYAKKGIITPEMEYIAIRENQRIAEQQELTKQHPGENFGANTPKNMITPEFVRDEVAKGRAVIPANINHPEAEPMIIGRNFLVKINANIGNSAIGSSIEEEVEKAVWACRWGADTIMDLSTGKNIHETREWILRNSPVPIGTVPIYQALEKVNGKAEDLTWELFRDTLIEQAEQGVDYFTIHAGVLLRYVPMTAKRVTGIVSRGGSIMAKWCLSHHKENFLYTHFEEICEIMKAYNVTFSLGDGLRPGSIADANDPAQFAELETLGELTQIAWKHDVQTIIEGPGHIPMHMIKENMDKQLVECGEAPFYTLGPLTTDIAPGYDHITSGIGAAMIGWYGCAMLCYVTPKEHLGLPEKKDVKDGVITYKIAAHAADLAKGHPGAQHRDDALSKARFEFRWEDQFNLSLDPDTARSFHDETLPADGAKIAHFCSMCGPNFCSMKITQDVRDYADKNGLDSQEAIEEGMQKKAEEFTEKGGEIYLNQ; from the coding sequence ATGAAAACGCTCAGTCAAGAGAACATCAAGTCTTACATTACCACAGACCCTTTTCCAAACTCCAAAAAGGTCTATGTAGAAGGTAACCTACACCCTATTAAGGTCGCCATGAGAGAAATTGCATTGCACGATACAGTCTCCCACCTGGATCGCCATGAGACAGTAGAAAAAAATCCTCCGGTGACAGTCTATGATACCAGTGGCCCCTATACCGATCCTAACGCACATATAGATGTGAAAAAAGGACTCGAACGACTTAGGGAAGAATGGATCTTGAACAGTGGCGATGTAGAGCAGCTCGAAAAACTCACTTCAGCATATGGACAACGACGATTGGACAATCCTTCGCTGGACAAGCTGCGTTTTGATTTGGTGAAAATGCCTTATCGTGCCAAGTCAGGAAAAAATGTCAGCCAGATGCATTATGCCAAAAAGGGCATCATCACTCCTGAAATGGAGTACATCGCCATTCGTGAAAACCAACGCATCGCCGAGCAACAGGAGCTTACAAAACAACATCCGGGTGAGAACTTTGGTGCAAATACCCCGAAAAACATGATCACACCGGAATTTGTACGGGATGAAGTGGCCAAGGGAAGGGCCGTGATCCCAGCTAATATCAACCATCCAGAAGCCGAACCCATGATCATCGGGCGAAATTTTCTGGTAAAGATCAATGCGAATATTGGAAACTCAGCCATTGGTTCGAGTATCGAAGAGGAGGTTGAGAAAGCCGTTTGGGCATGTCGCTGGGGAGCGGATACTATCATGGATCTTTCTACGGGGAAAAACATCCATGAAACCCGCGAGTGGATCTTGCGCAACAGCCCCGTGCCCATCGGTACGGTGCCGATTTACCAAGCATTGGAAAAAGTCAATGGCAAGGCCGAAGACCTTACCTGGGAATTGTTCAGGGATACGCTTATCGAGCAGGCCGAGCAAGGGGTGGATTACTTTACCATTCACGCTGGTGTACTGCTCCGATACGTTCCCATGACCGCAAAAAGGGTCACGGGCATCGTTTCCAGAGGTGGTTCTATTATGGCCAAATGGTGTCTTTCCCATCACAAGGAGAATTTTCTCTATACGCATTTCGAGGAAATCTGCGAAATCATGAAAGCCTATAATGTGACTTTTTCACTGGGAGATGGACTGCGTCCTGGATCCATCGCCGATGCCAACGATCCAGCTCAGTTTGCCGAGTTGGAAACCTTGGGTGAGCTTACACAGATCGCCTGGAAGCATGACGTGCAGACCATAATCGAAGGTCCTGGGCATATTCCGATGCACATGATCAAAGAAAACATGGATAAGCAGTTGGTCGAATGTGGGGAAGCACCGTTTTACACTTTAGGCCCATTGACCACGGATATTGCTCCTGGTTATGATCATATTACCTCTGGTATCGGAGCTGCGATGATTGGTTGGTATGGTTGCGCGATGCTTTGTTATGTAACACCCAAGGAGCATTTGGGCTTACCAGAAAAGAAGGATGTCAAAGACGGTGTCATCACATATAAAATCGCTGCCCATGCGGCAGATCTGGCCAAAGGTCATCCCGGAGCGCAGCACAGAGACGATGCCTTGAGCAAAGCCCGCTTTGAGTTCCGATGGGAAGACCAGTTTAACCTTTCCTTGGATCCTGATACAGCCAGGTCCTTCCATGATGAGACATTGCCCGCAGATGGCGCCAAAATCGCCCACTTCTGTAGCATGTGCGGCCCCAATTTCTGCAGCATGAAAATCACGCAGGATGTGCGGGATTATGCCGATAAAAATGGGCTGGACAGTCAAGAAGCCATAGAGGAAGGCATGCAGAAAAAAGCTGAAGAATTTACCGAAAAAGGAGGGGAAATCTATCTCAACCAATAA
- a CDS encoding group III truncated hemoglobin has product MTKQDISNREDVEKLVHTFYGQVRQHPSLGPIFNGIVTNWPEHLERLSDFWEMILLQSGPGKNKFNPLKAHKEVDQKTGQGLSQVHFGNWLELWFTTLDRLFEGKVANHAKEHARNMASILFLRIYEARDR; this is encoded by the coding sequence ATGACAAAGCAGGATATCAGTAATAGGGAAGATGTGGAAAAACTCGTACATACATTTTATGGACAAGTGAGACAGCACCCCAGTTTAGGGCCGATTTTTAACGGTATCGTGACCAACTGGCCAGAACACCTAGAAAGGTTATCGGATTTTTGGGAAATGATCTTGCTACAATCAGGGCCAGGCAAGAATAAATTCAATCCGCTGAAAGCGCACAAAGAGGTGGATCAGAAAACAGGGCAGGGGCTCAGCCAAGTACATTTTGGCAACTGGCTGGAGCTGTGGTTTACCACCTTGGATAGGTTATTTGAGGGAAAAGTAGCCAATCACGCCAAAGAACACGCCAGAAACATGGCCAGTATCTTGTTTTTGAGGATTTATGAAGCACGGGACCGGTAG
- a CDS encoding thiamine phosphate synthase: MITKIHKLQFITPNFDHPEDYLQAIRQYCEAGGRWVQLRMKDFPKPVILKTAFNAKEICERYDCKLIINDHPEIAFKIGATGVHVGKEDKAVYDIRERYGNKLVIGATANTYEDIMEVAKEADYIGLGPYRFTTTKKNLSPTLENTGYQRVMDRLKLKHPYLPVIAIGGILQEDLSSLKETGIYGVAVSGLLHQSKVPDQLIKKILNTFDYVDYCQ, from the coding sequence ATGATAACCAAGATTCACAAACTGCAATTTATCACGCCCAATTTTGACCATCCCGAAGACTACCTGCAAGCAATCAGACAATATTGTGAAGCTGGGGGCAGATGGGTCCAACTAAGGATGAAAGATTTTCCGAAACCTGTAATCCTAAAAACTGCTTTTAACGCCAAAGAAATTTGTGAACGGTACGACTGTAAACTTATCATCAATGACCACCCTGAAATTGCATTCAAAATAGGCGCTACAGGAGTCCATGTCGGCAAAGAAGATAAGGCCGTCTATGATATCCGAGAACGGTATGGGAATAAATTGGTGATTGGTGCTACTGCAAATACTTATGAGGACATCATGGAAGTAGCTAAAGAAGCCGACTATATCGGATTGGGACCTTATCGCTTTACTACTACAAAAAAGAATTTAAGCCCAACACTAGAGAATACTGGTTACCAGCGTGTTATGGACAGGTTGAAACTTAAACATCCCTATTTGCCAGTTATTGCAATAGGTGGCATTTTGCAGGAAGACCTATCTTCCCTGAAGGAAACAGGTATTTATGGAGTGGCTGTCAGTGGGCTTTTGCACCAATCCAAAGTACCAGATCAATTAATTAAAAAAATTCTAAATACATTTGACTATGTTGACTATTGCCAATAA
- a CDS encoding porin: MKRLLFLLGMCLTLSTSLMAQKAEDSHQKWYENIHIGGYLQVRYNKLYESNSDLNCEQCDEYWGAEGGGLSIRRMRFKIYGQISPRVFLYFQPDFSKSVGENIHVARIKDAYMDIGLDPENEYRLRIGQSKVPFGYENMQSSSDRLPLDRNDALNSGVKDERDLGIYFYWAPKEIRQLMKALKPYKHSGDFGVFALGIYNGQTANHPDENNSFHVVSRFSYPIQLGSGQIIEPGIQAYSGKYVLPEVSDGVIAKTNHEYIDQRMGGSLVLYPRPLGIQAEYNLGRGPEYDRTTQSIKVKNLQGGYITASYFMAVGKQQFIPFVRVQHYDGGKKHELDGRSYVVTETEMGIEYHPFEHFELVAVYTMADRQYEDQELSHNHQVGNLIRIQAQVKF; this comes from the coding sequence ATGAAACGACTACTTTTTCTACTGGGAATGTGCTTAACACTTAGCACATCCCTAATGGCACAGAAAGCTGAAGATAGTCATCAAAAGTGGTATGAAAATATCCACATTGGTGGCTATCTCCAAGTGCGGTACAACAAGCTTTATGAAAGCAATTCCGATTTAAATTGCGAACAATGCGATGAATATTGGGGTGCAGAGGGTGGGGGACTTTCCATCCGAAGGATGCGTTTCAAAATTTATGGACAAATCAGTCCCCGCGTGTTTTTATATTTCCAACCGGATTTCTCAAAATCTGTGGGTGAAAATATCCACGTAGCCCGCATTAAAGATGCGTACATGGATATTGGATTGGATCCGGAAAATGAATACCGACTGCGCATTGGGCAAAGCAAAGTGCCTTTTGGCTATGAAAACATGCAGTCGAGCAGTGATCGACTACCATTGGACAGAAATGATGCCCTGAACAGTGGCGTTAAGGATGAACGGGATTTGGGAATATACTTTTATTGGGCACCAAAGGAAATCAGACAACTGATGAAAGCCCTCAAGCCTTATAAGCATTCGGGGGATTTTGGAGTCTTTGCCCTTGGTATCTATAATGGGCAAACGGCCAACCATCCGGATGAGAACAATTCTTTCCATGTGGTATCACGGTTTTCTTATCCTATCCAACTGGGCTCAGGGCAAATCATAGAACCGGGCATCCAAGCGTATTCAGGGAAGTATGTCCTTCCCGAAGTAAGTGATGGCGTAATCGCCAAAACCAATCATGAATACATCGATCAGCGAATGGGAGGTTCTTTAGTCCTTTATCCAAGGCCATTGGGTATCCAAGCAGAGTACAACCTGGGAAGAGGCCCCGAATATGACCGTACTACACAATCAATAAAAGTAAAAAATCTCCAAGGTGGCTACATCACAGCATCTTATTTTATGGCAGTTGGAAAACAGCAGTTTATCCCATTTGTCCGGGTTCAGCATTATGATGGGGGCAAAAAACACGAATTGGATGGCAGAAGTTATGTCGTTACTGAGACAGAAATGGGCATCGAATACCACCCTTTTGAGCATTTTGAATTGGTAGCGGTGTACACGATGGCAGATCGACAGTATGAAGACCAAGAACTATCCCATAACCATCAGGTCGGAAACTTGATAAGGATCCAGGCACAAGTGAAGTTTTGA
- a CDS encoding dodecin family protein produces MSIVKIIEVIASSDKSFDDAVKNAVSEASKTVKNIKSVYVENMKANVENNQIVSYGINAKVSFEVN; encoded by the coding sequence ATGTCTATAGTGAAGATTATTGAAGTTATCGCCAGTTCTGACAAAAGCTTTGATGATGCCGTCAAAAATGCGGTCTCCGAAGCTTCCAAAACGGTAAAGAATATTAAGTCCGTTTATGTAGAAAACATGAAAGCCAACGTGGAAAACAACCAAATCGTTTCTTACGGGATAAATGCAAAGGTTTCCTTCGAAGTAAATTGA